The following are from one region of the Leishmania braziliensis MHOM/BR/75/M2904 complete genome, chromosome 21 genome:
- a CDS encoding histone H4, producing MARRGGVKRISGDLYEEVRRVLKAYVEDIVRCSTAYTEYARKKTDGGRCRECAAQARPHPVRLRVNQSCLDLSHTHRYAFFLRAVVYLSFGFRLPLPHYGSSSLSC from the coding sequence atggcgcgccgcggtggcgtgaAGCGCATCTCGGGCGACCtctacgaggaggtgcgccgcgtgctgaAGGCCTACGTGGAGGAcattgtgcgctgcagcacggcctACACCGAGTACGCGCGCAAGAAGACTGACGGCGGTCGATGTCGTGaatgcgctgcgcaagcgcggCCACATCCTGTACGGCTACGCGTAAATCAATCGTGCCTTGACCTTTCGCACACTCATAGATATGCTTTCTTTCTTCGCGCAGTCGTTTATTTGTCTTTTGGTTTTCgacttcccctcccccactatggctcttcttctctctcgtgctgA
- a CDS encoding putative ring-box protein 1: MDEMCTSNAADSGQGSRFQLKKWNAVALWSWDIQVDTCAICRNHIMDLCIECQSNPSCAPKDCTVAWGACNHAFHMHCISRWLKTRNVCPLDNKEWVYLRYGA, translated from the coding sequence ATGGACGAGATGTGCACATCGAACGCAGCGGACAGCGGCCAAGGAAGTCGCTTTCAGCTAAAAAAATGGAACGCTGTTGCGCTTTGGTCCTGGGATATTCAGGTGGACACCTGCGCTATCTGTAGAAACCACATTATGGATCTGTGCATCGAGTGTCAGTCAAATCCATCGTGCGCACCGAAGGACTGCACCGTAGCGTGGGGCGCTTGCAATCACGCTTTTCACATGCACTGCATTTCTCGATGGCTAAAAACGCGGAATGTGTGCCCTTTAGATAATAAAGAGTGGGTATACCTTCGATACGGAGCGTGA
- a CDS encoding putative syntaxin — protein MITNDPFNDSVKELRELVVRAKFIEQQVTQKGVISPSSATELRDTKESAEELLQFLKEMLRVVDERGGRVQGKVFSANEIMERQTIVRSLESDVAEARIFYEKIVASAAQRQRVAEASVAGPGETYGGAPDEFISAQTFAQREEEKVQDEVLDRLTLGLRELRETGFHIHEELDTQEIMLDNVDRDISSVQVRLRAANAKVDKLLASMSNKGKVGVIAILLFILVLLAFFGLR, from the coding sequence ATGATTACCAACGACCCGTTCAATGACTCTGTAAAAGAGCTGCGTGAGCTTGTTGTGCGAGCAAAGTTCATTGAGCAGCAGGTGACGCAGAAGGGCGTAATCTCTCCATCAAGTGCGACAGAGCTCCGCGACACCAAGGAGAGTGCGGAGGAACTGCTGCAGTTCCTGAAAGAAATGCTCCGTGTTGTCGACGAGCGCGGTGGAAGGGTGCAGGGCAAAGTGTTTTCTGCTAACGAAATTATGGAGCGACAGACTATTGTACGTAGTCTCGAAAGCGATGTAGCGGAAGCTCGCATCTTCTATGAAAAAATTGTGGCATCTGCCGCACAGAGGCAGCGAGTGGCAGAAGCGTCTGTAGCTGGCCCCGGCGAAACCTACGGCGGCGCACCGGACGAGTTTATATCCGCGCAGACATTTGCTCAGcgtgaagaggaaaaggtCCAGGATGAGGTGCTGGATCGACTCACCCTCGGACTGCGCGAATTACGTGAAACAGGCTTTCACATTCACGAAGAGCTGGACACGCAGGAGATCATGCTCGACAACGTTGATCGCGACATCTCAAGCGTCCaggtgcgcctgcgcgctgCAAATGCGAAGGTCGATAAGCTTCTTGCCAGTATGTCGAACAAGGGAAAGGTGGGCGTCATTGCAATACTGCTTTTCATTCTTGTCTTACTCGCATTCTTTGGCCTTAGGTAG
- a CDS encoding putative calpain, which yields MPSNAELYTYYCRRSACHPNSAVKRYLDDTTSSPLEVVDASANYLGSRGIIPVLDLVKNTKTVHTLDLSNNTMELEQVEHLAYCVALHPNMRTVRLCNNGLHDSHVDALLQLLSENASIEHVAVDDNNLTAASVQAIVQALERNKAVRAQRSREEEEHSTYLKSLTPRARLSFQARLCGQISTAESGGYIHYATWWRNPQYVVKLSRSSRVSFVLECTHVEVANQVGMLLMRHDGVHRVVEILADTIVAESTIEDERCVMEAHLSVDDSYVLMPFSFNPGRAVNFTLFATLRNGHIAQEEGWIIVEELDSRYDWCTRAVETAWTSDNAGGGPDCPSWRRNDMYHLTYANAAAPGQPSFMATVHVLLMKEADPYENDSRAIGLDVVGHDVHHTTAPPLLCTSEVVRTSYSHQQKTFISLQFSMPATELDVFIVPSTAEAGQTGTYSITVFSSVSVDFTRSAFPHGWRYRTVRGQWDADCCGGCRQLYQSWKSNPAIEVCVEDAAKALVTCVEVHSAETATAVQCVKEAQNAEGEVAATAAERTLEAMQQKSELEKFRQRHSSAKREVCVAVVGVNPPSYPEVASSALSEKSAVVVATDIRQRVFVVPMLRHAAETAAYTLEIFSSSSFVVCEAIEPLAARQRQAQLAACSTEIEQRAAQRNPEQQVCRYGADLSPLRVARRAILDRLYATDLPFVDREFPRGTSSLFLDPDGVPPPDFPVMTEWKRASQLNASPHTRGGDATFMSPPSPYGPRHWFASVLNSVAAKPGWLSRVFVDYFREAGFAQFAFYKQNEWVGVTVDDYLLVDSQGALVYGHSAAADDMLFPLAEKAYAKLHRCYEAMESKVCPQQSLLELLHQGLMDMSGGRCFTTRVRPADGSELPADEREALWRQLKAGVSHSVLCTLMLDSRSNRAQERSRVGLLPDRLYGVMDALFVEQQRLVKIRNFDSQNNTDATWRGKWADKSSLWTETLLEVLQYRPEEDAIWMQFDEVLYYFTHLLVTEVCAHTTTVTGSFAESTASDPDDADLSLLNPQYALTVTQTSATDTDTTPIEVHVGVHRRDSRLDITRAKNATAVFKTAIGFAVLTTEDNRRRVCRITDKQLLRLVTPNRLRDAYCTLQLTAEALRSQHITLMPFREHIRDPDTLYCISASCSGAATVRITHVTPNTTTTVAGQWDTKAGTPDSPLWRDNPQFFLSPSEAMEVTITLRTARPTSGVLGFTIHNTQRCSSLLTFEPATVAASAAADAVGATPTCVVRLAGMGERRGMPYVVVPYSSCSAEDFSVEVTANRPVQLRPIDPRLDWHRMRQNVSISAEKGNTGGSLAFPSWRFNTQMALTFPVEREGRLFISARRIRTADPRVKVGMVLMRSGCAVRGGYRRLLTYAEEDVVARSSEKTGEAIVDTEVSLSTEQGALVLLVYADQPYKEAEVELSVYAAATVDVQPVVEWAKVLWKEGSWELGTTAGGSRTHFANWINNPFYGLSVIRSTKVVVLLVQYPRDREHPKVRRHGQKKAFLPPPIEFQERCTTIELSIVKYDKDLSEVASVSAGTAVEAYLVAELLPDHSYFLVPCTSEPQHNGDFKLFVFADYPIDFFEAEKPRLPYV from the coding sequence ATGCCGTCCAATGCGGAGCTCTATACATATTACTGCCGGCGCTCTGCGTGTCACCCGAACAGCGCGGTGAAGCGCTACCTCGACGACACAACCAGCAGCCCGCTCGAGGTGGTGGATGCCTCGGCAAACTACTTGGGCTCGCGCGGCATCATTCCTGTTTTGGACCTCGTGAAGAACACCAAGACGGTACATACGTTGGATTTGAGCAACAACACGATGGAGCTGGAGCAGGTGGAGCACCTGGCGTACTGCGTTGCCCTCCACCCAAACATGCGGACGGTACGCCTGTGCAACAACGGGTTGCACGACAGCCACgtcgacgcgctgctgcagctgctgtcaGAAAACGCGTCTATTGAGCACGTGGCAGTAGATGACAACAACTTGACGGCGGCCTCCGTGCAGGCCATTGTACAGGCGCTAGAGAGGAACAAAGcagtgcgtgcgcagcgcagccgagaggaggaggaacacAGCACCTACCTGAAGAGCCTCACGCCTCGCGCGCGTCTCTCCTTTCAAGCGCGCCTCTGCGGTCAGATATCGACTGCCGAGTCCGGGGGCTACATTCACTATGCGACGTGGTGGAGGAACCCGCAGTACGTGGTGAAGCTCTCGCGCTCGTCGCGCGTGTCGTTTGTGCTGGAGTGCACCCATGTCGAGGTCGCCAATCAGGTGGGAATGCTCCTGATGCGCCACGACGGCGTGCACCGAGTTGTGGAAATCCTTGCTGACACCATTGTTGCCGAAAGCACCATTGAAGATGAGCGGTGCGTCATGGAGGCCCACCTTAGCGTTGATGATTCGTACGTTTTGATGCCCTTCTCCTTCAACCCGGGCCGCGCCGTAAACTTTACTCTGTTCGCCACCCTTCGCAACGGCCACATCGCACAGGAGGAGGGCTGGATCatcgtggaggagctcgatTCGCGGTACGACTGGTGCACGCGAGCGGTGGAAACGGCCTGGACGAGTGACAATGCTGGCGGAGGCCCGGACTGCCCCTCGTGGCGGCGCAACGACATGTATCACCTCACGTACGCGAACGCAGCCGCGCCAGGGCAGCCGTCCTTTATGGCGACAGTACACGTACTCCTCATGAAGGAGGCTGATCCGTACGAAAATGATAGTCGAGCGATTGGGTTGGACGTTGTCGGCCACGATGTTCACCacacgacggcgccgccgctgctttgcacctCCGAAGTCGTGCGCACTTCTTACTCTCACCAGCAAAAAACGTTTATTTCGTTGCAGTTCAGCATGCCTGCCACGGAGCTGGATGTCTTCATTGTCCCGAGTACGGCGGAGGCGGGGCAGACGGGCACGTACAGCATCACCGTCTTCAGCTCGGTGTCGGTCGACTTCACGAGATCCGCGTTCCCGCATGGGTGGCGCTATCGCACCGTGAGGGGCCAATGGGATGccgactgctgcggtgggtGCCGTCAGCTGTATCAGTCGTGGAAGAGCAACCCGGCCATCGAGGTGTGTGTCGAGGACGCTGCGAAGGCTCTCGTGACGTGCGTTGAGGTGCACTCTGCAGAaacagcgacggcagtgcaGTGCGTGAAAGAGGCGCAGAATGCGGAAGGTGAGgtggctgccactgctgccgaaAGGACACTGGAGGCAATGCAACAGAAGTCAGAGCTGGAGAAGTTTCGTCaacgccacagcagcgcaaagCGAGAGGTCTGTGTCGCTGTGGTGGGCGTGAACCCACCGTCGTACCCCGAGGTGGCCTCATCGGCTCTGTCTGAGAAGTCTGCGGTAGTGGTGGCCACCGATATTCGGCAGCGCGTCTTCGTCGTGCCAATGCTCCGCCACGCCGCTGAAACGGCCGCCTACACATTGGAAattttctcctcttcgtccttTGTTGTCTGCGAGGCAATAGAGCCGCTcgctgcgcgacagcgaCAGGCGCAGCTGGCCGCCTGCTCCACCGAAATCGAGCAGCGCGCGGCACAGCGAAACCCGGAGCAACAGGTGTGTCGCTACGGCGCCGACCTGTCCCCCCTGCGTGTAGCGAGACGGGCAATACTGGATAGGCTCTACGCAACTGATCTGCCGTTTGTTGACCGTGAGTTTCCGCGCGGCACATCGTCCTTGTTCCTGGACCCGGATGGTGTCCCGCCGCCAGACTTTCCGGTGATGACGGAGTGGAAGCGCGCGTCACAGCTGAATGCCTCACCTCACACGCGTGGAGGCGACGCAACCTTCATGAGCCCACCCTCGCCCTACGGCCCGCGCCACTGGTTCGCCTCGGTGCTGAACTCGGTGGCGGCCAAGCCAGGCTGGCTGTCTCGTGTCTTTGTAGACTACTTCAGAGAGGCCGGATTTGCGCAGTTTGCTTTCTACAAGCAGAACGAGTGGGTTGGCGTGACAGTGGACGACTATCTGCTCGTGGACAGCCAAGGCGCGCTGGTGTACGgccacagcgccgctgccgacgacATGCTCTTCCCGTTGGCCGAGAAGGCGTACGCCAAGCTCCATCGATGCTACGAGGCGATGGAGTCGAAGGTGTGCccgcagcagtcgctgctggagctgctgcatcagGGGCTCATGGACATGTCAGGAGGCCGCTGCTTCACGACGAGAGTGAGGCCCGCGGACGGCTCCGAGCTACCAGCGGATGAGCGGGAGGCGCTGTGGCGCCAGCTCAAGGCCGGTGTAAGTCATTCTGTGCTCTGCACGTTGATGTTGGACAGCCGCAGTAACCGCGCACAGGAGCGCTCGCGTGTCGGTCTTCTGCCAGATCGTCTCTATGGTGTGATGGACGCTCTCTTTgtagagcagcagcggctggtgAAGATCCGCAATTTTGACTCTCAAAATAACACCGACGCGACGTGGCGGGGAAAATGGGCGGACAAGAGCTCTCTTTGGAcggagacgctgctggaggtaCTCCAGTACCGCCCTGAAGAAGACGCCATATGGATGCAGTTCGATGAGGTGCTCTACTACTTTACGCACTTGCTCGTGACGGaggtgtgcgcgcacacgaCCACTGTCACCGGTAGCTTCGCCGAGTCCACCGCCAGTGACCCCGACGATGCCGACCTTTCGCTGCTTAACCCGCAATACGCGCTCACGGTGACGCAAACATCTGCAACGGACACGGACACGACGCCGATCGAGGTGCATGTTGGGGTGCACCGCCGTGACTCTCGCCTCGATATCACACGCGCCAAGAACGCCACTGCAGTGTTCAAAACGGCGATCGGCTTTGCTGTGCTGACCACAGAAGACAACCGCCGACGCGTCTGTCGCATCACAGACAAGCAGCTCCTACGGCTCGTCACCCCGAACCGGCTGCGCGACGCCTACTGCACGCTACAACTCACCGCTGAGGCACTCCGCTCGCAGCACATCACCCTCATGCCGTTCCGCGAACATATTCGAGACCCTGACACGCTGTACTGCatctccgccagctgcagcggcgccgctacGGTGAGGATCACGCACGTCACCCCCAACACCACGACCACCGTGGCGGGACAATGGGATACAAAGGCCGGCACCCCTGATTCGCCGCTCTGGCGCGACAACCCGCagttttttctctctccctcagaGGCAATGGAAGTGACAATCACGCTGCGCACGGCTCGCCCAACGTCCGGTGTGCTCGGCTTCACTATCCACAACACGCAGCGGTGTAGCAGTTTACTTACGTTTGAACCCGCCACGGTGGCGGCAAGCGCTGCCGCAGATGCGGTAGGGGCAACCCCGACGTGCGTGGTGCGTTTAGCCGGTATGGGGGAAAGGCGTGGGATGCCATATGTGGTGGTGCCGTACTCTTCCTGCAGTGCCGAGGACTTTAGTGTGGAGGTGACCGCCAATCGTCCAGTGCAGCTGCGACCGATTGACCCTCGGCTTGACTGGCATCGGATGCGGCAGAACGTTTCGATCAGCGCTGAGAAAGGCAACACCGGCGGCAGCCTTGCATTTCCGTCCTGGCGCTTCAACACTCAGATGGCGCTCACGTTCCCGGTGGAGCGCGAGGGCCGTCTTTTCATATCCGCCCGGCGCATCCGCACCGCCGACCCACGCGTGAAGGTGGGCATGGTGCTAATGCGCTCTGGTTGCGCCGTGAGAGGCGGTTACCGTCGTCTCCTCACCTACGCAGAGGAGGACGTCGTGGCGCGGTCATCGGAGAAAACCGGCGAAGCTATTGTGGACACGGAGGTGAGCCTTTCAACCGAGCAAGGAgcactggtgctgctggtctACGCAGACCAACCGTATAAGGAggccgaggtggagctgAGCGTGTACGCGGCAGCCACAGTGGACGTGCAACCTGTGGTGGAGTGGGCAAAGGTGCTCTGGAAAGAAGGGAGCTGGGAGctcggcaccaccgccggtgGAAGCCGCACCCACTTCGCGAACTGGATCAACAACCCGTTCTACGGCCTCTCGGTAATTCGTAGTACCAAGGTTGTCGTCCTTCTTGTGCAGTACCCCCGCGACCGTGAGCACCCCAAGGTGCGACGGCATGGTCAGAAGAAGGCGTTTCTGCCGCCTCCGATAGAGTTCCAGGAGCGATGTACCACCATCGAGCTGAGCATCGTCAAGTACGACAAGGATTTGTCAGAGGTGGCAAGTGTAAGTGCGGGAACCGCGGTCGAGGCGTACCTGGTGGCAGAGCTACTACCTGACCACTCGTATTTCCTCGTGCCGTGCACCAGCGAGCCGCAGCACAACGGCGACTTCAAACTCTTCGTCTTTGCCGACTATCCCATCGACTTCTTTGAGGCCGAGAAGCCGCGGCTGCCCTACGTCTAG
- a CDS encoding DNA topoisomerase 1A, with amino-acid sequence MLRRSVRAFEKLVIVESPNKVIKVEGLLSDPKVIPDWSFSNSKLRTISTGPEKAIAMATTGHFMSLKELTWSPQLSRPAPGVTATDFPAKGLLVSFSLEWELIPGRRIQDTVSHYIEEKADNLTEIIVATDPDREGELIAVHAQNLIRRMFPKLSVPFTRAYMHSITADGIRRAMAERHEAFDYNLANAAEARHAMDRIFGFLGSSVVRYANPQMRSIGRVQTPALILISDREDKIKSYLDSHASTFEIQAMCHFTSKHDQRFSQVVTVTPAHKGGAAPVVWRDKVTVMHRCEQWALSSATQFSVSRTAKPQETVTPPPKPFTMATLIAKANRQLHYTSDMVSSCLQDLFQMGYITYPRTDSTRIDESILPSIYAAVRREHGKRLLQEQDGAARPSSRRSAAQKETANTNVEDAHEAIRPTNIDTTVEELGAVSAPMRHIYDLVRRNTMAVYMIPMRTERIVVPVTCRATNGEEVEFELQGKHVVEAGWSAAFRGDKGAVAPMAETDQDVQALEDGGIIVPNISDDEFKAIMDVADQRGGAGVKKGNLRLEAAQVSENRPSPPLPFSEGGLIEQLKNNGVGRPSTYPMIVKTLLARNYIMVNKGRCETTPVGRMLVETSRSTFPSIVDIGFTSAFEKKLDRIAKPGCVKELALPPNVSDADYVLSSFISSFLNYVTEATKAQRVAITTRSWTLQQEKSGVSSTPTDFQANLDKEKNRVMAQVPDLVDNMKNYRTFTALQNSLNDYLRRNFPPSATAVTSVSPSGIARSYGSSSTKKRSYGVTCKAAKKTPRRSHAKLKK; translated from the coding sequence ATGTTGCGGCGtagcgtgcgtgcgtttgaGAAGTTGGTAATTGTCGAGTCACCCAACAAGGTTATAAAGGTGGAGGGGTTACTGAGCGACCCAAAGGTGATTCCGGACTGGTCGttcagcaacagcaagcTTCGCACGATCAGCACCGGACCGGAGAAGGCGATTGCTATGGCCACGACGGGGCACTTCATGTCGCTGAAGGAGTTAACCTGGTCTCCGCAGCTGTCCAGGCCCGCTCCAGGCGTTACAGCAACGGACTTCCCTGCTAAGGGCCTTCTTGTCAGTTTCTCGCTCGAGTGGGAGCTGATCCCTGGACGGCGCATCCAGGACACGGTGTCGCACTACATCGAGGAAAAGGCGGATAACCTGACGGAGATCATCGTCGCGACCGATCCAGATCGCGAGGGCGAACTGATCGCGGTGCATGCGCAGAACCTCATTCGACGCATGTTCCCAAAACTTAGCGTTCCTTTTACGCGTGCGTACATGCACAGCATCACCGCCGATGGAATCCGCCGCGCCATGGCGGAGCGGCACGAGGCGTTCGACTACAACCTCGCCAATGCTGCAGAGGCGCGGCACGCGATGGACCGCATCTTTGGCTTTCTGGGAAGCTCAGTGGTGCGCTACGCCAACCCGCAGATGCGCTCCATCGGGAGAGTGCAGACACCTGCACTCATCCTTATCAGCGACCGAGAGGACAAGATCAAGTCGTACCTCGACTCCCACGCCTCTACGTTCGAGATTCAGGCCATGTGCCATTTCACCTCCAAGCACGACCAGCGCTTCTCCCAGGTGGTCACGGTGACCCCGGCGCACaaaggcggcgccgcgccggtGGTGTGGAGAGACAAGGTGACTGTGATGCACCGGTGCGAGCAGTGGGCGCTGAGCTCGGCCACTCAGTTTAGCGTCTCGCGCACCGCAAAGCCACAGGAGACTGTGACACCCCCACCGAAGCCATTCACAATGGCCACGCTCATCGCTAAGGCGAACCGGCAGCTACACTACACAAGCGACATGGTCAGCTCATGTCTGCAGGACCTGTTCCAGATGGGCTATATCACCTACCCGCGCACGGACAGTACGCGGATCGACGAGTCGATTCTGCCCTCCATCTACGCGGCCGTGCGCAGGGAACACGGCaagcgcctgctgcaggaACAGGATGGTGCGGCCAGACCAAGCTCGCGTCGCTCCGCAGCACAGAAGGAAACGGCGAACACCAACGTCGAGGACGCGCATGAAGCGATCCGGCCCACCAACATTGACACCACCGTCGAGGAGCTCGGTGCTGTGTCTGCGCCGATGAGGCACATTTACGATCTGGTACGGCGGAACACAATGGCAGTTTACATGATCCCGATGAGGACGGAGCGGATTGTGGTGCCGGTGACGTGCAGGGCTACcaacggcgaggaggtggagttTGAGCTGCAGGGCAAGCACGTCGTGGAGGCAGGTTGGTCAGCCGCCTTCCGTGGTGACAAaggtgcagtggcgccgaTGGCAGAGACGGATCAAGATGTGCAGGCATTGGAAGATGGCGGCATCATTGTGCCGAACATCTCTGATGACGAGTTCAAGGCCATCATGGACGTGGCGGACCAGCGCGGAGGTGCGGGAGTCAAGAAAGGAAACCTGaggctggaggcggcgcaaGTCTCGGAAAATCGGCCTAGCCCACCGCTTCCGTTCTCGGAGGGTGGTTTGATTGAGCAGCTCAAGAACAACGGCGTGGGGCGGCCGAGCACGTACCCGATGATAGTCAAGACGCTGCTCGCACGCAACTACATTATGGTCAACAAGGGACGGTGCGAGACCACGCCGGTGGGACGCATGCTCGTGGAAACCTCCCGATCCACGTTCCCCTCCATCGTCGACATCGGCTTCACCTCCGCATTTGAGAAGAAGCTCGACCGCATCGCCAAGCCGGGATGTGTGAAGGAattggcgctgccgccgaacGTGTCGGATGCCGACTACGTACTCTCCTCTTTCATCTCCAGCTTTTTGAACTACGTGACGGAGGCAACGAAGGCACAACGAGTCGCCATCACGACGCGCTCCTGGAccctgcagcaggagaagagcggcgtgagcagcacgccgaCAGACTTTCAGGCAAACCTGGATAAGGAGAAAAATCGGGTGATGGCGCAGGTGCCAGACTTGGTGGACAACATGAAGAACTACCGCACCTTTACGGCCCTTCAAAACAGCCTGAACGACTACCTACGGCGCAACTTTCCGCCCTCGGCAACTGCAGTGACGTCGGTGTCGCCCTCGGGAATTGCTCGCAGTTACGGCAGCAGTTCCACGAAGAAGAGGTCATATGGAGTGACCTGCAAGGCTGCCAAGAAGACACCGCGTCGCTCCCATGCAAAGCTGAAGAAGTAG